Proteins co-encoded in one Methyloterricola oryzae genomic window:
- the recJ gene encoding single-stranded-DNA-specific exonuclease RecJ codes for MLYHPVKKSILRRALPDGSAQLPDLPPLLQRIYHARRLVSPEELDRTLARLPSPWLLSGMEAMVEQLSEIIREGRHLLIVADFDADGATSCAVGLLGLREFGAAKVSYLVPNRFEYGYGLTPEIVEVAARQNPDAIITVDNGIASIEGVRAARAAGIRVLITDHHLPGSQLPEADAIVNPNLAGDRFPSKALAGVGVMFYVLMALRARLRESGWFARHAEPNLGQLLDLVALGTVADVVALDHVNRILVHQGLQRIRAGQGRPGIQALLEIAGRNPKSTVASDLGFAAAPRLNAAGRLEDMSLGIECLLSEDFASAKTLAARLDELNRERREIEEQMKLDALYMLDRLEPAENRRDAAGLCLYDASWHQGVIGILASRIKERLNRPVIAFAPGSGDELKGSARSIPGVHIRDVLSDIAAQHPGLLSRFGGHAMAAGLSLKSGNLERFGQLFDEEVRGHLEGLDLANALHSDGELPAAEFCLEAAELLQQAGPWGQGFPEPLFDGEFDVIQCRVVGEKHLKLVLQVPEGGRMVDGIAFFVDQPHAWLGCQRLRLAYRLDVNEFRDNRTVQMRIEYMENCAA; via the coding sequence ATGCTCTACCACCCCGTCAAGAAAAGCATCCTGCGGCGCGCCCTGCCCGATGGGAGCGCGCAACTACCGGACCTGCCGCCGCTGTTGCAGCGAATCTACCACGCACGACGCCTAGTCAGCCCCGAGGAACTGGACCGCACCCTGGCAAGGCTGCCCTCCCCTTGGCTACTCTCGGGGATGGAGGCGATGGTCGAGCAGCTATCGGAGATCATTCGCGAGGGGCGCCACCTGCTCATCGTGGCCGATTTCGACGCCGACGGCGCCACCAGCTGCGCCGTGGGCCTTCTGGGCCTGCGGGAGTTCGGCGCGGCCAAAGTTTCCTATCTGGTGCCCAACCGCTTTGAGTACGGCTATGGGCTCACGCCGGAAATCGTGGAGGTTGCCGCCCGGCAAAACCCGGACGCCATCATCACGGTGGACAACGGCATTGCCAGCATCGAGGGCGTGCGGGCGGCCCGCGCAGCCGGCATTCGCGTCCTCATCACCGACCACCACCTGCCCGGCAGCCAGTTGCCGGAGGCCGACGCCATCGTCAACCCCAACCTGGCGGGCGACCGTTTTCCCAGCAAGGCCCTGGCCGGGGTTGGCGTCATGTTCTATGTGCTGATGGCCTTGCGTGCGCGGCTGCGGGAAAGCGGCTGGTTCGCCAGGCATGCCGAACCAAATTTGGGGCAACTACTGGACCTGGTGGCCTTAGGCACCGTGGCGGACGTGGTGGCGCTGGACCACGTAAACCGCATCCTGGTGCATCAGGGCCTGCAGCGCATTCGCGCAGGTCAGGGGCGGCCGGGCATCCAGGCCTTGTTGGAAATCGCCGGCCGCAATCCAAAGTCGACCGTCGCGTCGGATCTGGGTTTCGCCGCGGCGCCGCGCCTGAACGCCGCCGGCAGACTGGAGGACATGAGCCTGGGCATCGAGTGCCTGCTGAGCGAGGACTTTGCCAGCGCCAAGACCCTGGCGGCCCGCCTCGATGAGCTCAACCGCGAGCGGCGCGAGATCGAGGAACAGATGAAGCTGGACGCCCTGTACATGCTAGACCGGCTGGAGCCCGCCGAAAACCGGCGCGATGCCGCCGGCCTGTGCCTGTACGACGCTAGCTGGCACCAGGGCGTGATCGGCATCCTCGCTTCCCGCATCAAGGAGCGGCTGAACCGGCCGGTGATCGCCTTCGCGCCCGGCAGCGGCGATGAGCTCAAAGGCTCGGCCCGGTCTATTCCCGGCGTGCACATCCGTGACGTGCTCAGCGACATCGCCGCGCAGCATCCGGGTCTGCTGAGCCGGTTCGGCGGCCATGCCATGGCGGCGGGCCTTAGCCTGAAGTCGGGGAATCTGGAGCGCTTTGGGCAGCTATTCGACGAGGAAGTCCGCGGGCACCTGGAGGGCCTGGATCTGGCCAATGCCCTGCACAGCGACGGCGAGCTGCCGGCAGCAGAATTCTGCCTGGAAGCAGCGGAACTGCTGCAGCAGGCGGGGCCCTGGGGCCAAGGCTTCCCGGAGCCGCTGTTCGATGGCGAGTTCGACGTGATCCAGTGCCGGGTGGTGGGCGAAAAGCACCTGAAGCTGGTCCTGCAGGTGCCGGAGGGCGGCCGCATGGTGGACGGCATCGCCTTTTTCGTGGACCAGCCGCATGCCTGGCTCGGCTGTCAGCGGCTGCGCCTGGCGTACCGCCTGGACGTCAATGAGTTCCGCGACAACCGCACGGTGCAGATGCGCATCGAGTACATGGAAAACTGCGCGGCCTGA
- a CDS encoding homoserine dehydrogenase — MNPVKIGLLGLGTVGGGTVNVLRRNADEITRRAGREIQICRASTRDLQRSRICDTTGIALTQDPLEIVNDPDIQIVVELIGGETLAKELVLKALDNGKHVVTANKALIALHGNEIFAKAREKGLMVAFEPAVAGGIPIIKAIREGLTGNRVEWLAGIINGTCNYILTEMRDKGRDFEDVLQEAQALGYAEADPTFDVEGIDAAHKLTILASIAFGIPLQFDKVYVEGISGVTRLDVTYAEALGYRIKLLGVARRSEKGIELRVHPTLIPYRRLIANVDGVMNAVVVKGDAVGPTLYYGAGAGADPTASSVVADIVDVVRALTSDPENRVPHLAFQPTALADTPVLPIGDIETAYYLRLSAEDKPGVLADVTRILAGRNISIEAIIQKEPLTGESHLPIIMLTHKVPERELNAAIAEIEALATINKPVKRIRMETLG; from the coding sequence TTGAATCCCGTCAAAATTGGCCTCCTGGGCCTGGGCACCGTCGGCGGCGGCACCGTCAACGTGCTGCGCCGCAATGCCGATGAAATCACCCGCCGGGCCGGGCGCGAGATCCAGATCTGCCGCGCCTCTACCCGCGACCTGCAACGCTCGCGCATCTGCGACACCACCGGGATTGCGCTGACCCAGGACCCGCTGGAGATCGTCAACGATCCGGACATCCAGATCGTGGTGGAACTCATCGGCGGCGAAACCCTGGCCAAGGAACTCGTGCTCAAGGCCCTGGACAACGGCAAGCACGTGGTTACCGCCAACAAGGCGCTGATCGCACTGCACGGCAACGAGATATTCGCTAAGGCCAGGGAGAAAGGGCTGATGGTGGCCTTCGAGCCGGCGGTGGCCGGCGGCATACCCATCATCAAGGCCATCCGCGAGGGACTCACCGGCAACCGCGTGGAATGGCTGGCAGGCATCATCAACGGCACCTGCAACTACATCCTCACCGAGATGCGTGACAAAGGGCGCGACTTCGAGGACGTGCTGCAAGAGGCCCAGGCCCTGGGCTACGCCGAAGCCGACCCCACCTTCGACGTGGAAGGCATCGACGCCGCCCACAAGCTGACCATCCTCGCCTCCATCGCCTTCGGCATTCCGCTGCAGTTCGACAAGGTCTACGTGGAAGGCATTAGCGGCGTAACCCGCCTGGACGTCACCTACGCCGAGGCCCTGGGCTACCGCATCAAGCTGCTGGGCGTGGCCCGGCGCTCCGAGAAAGGCATCGAACTGCGCGTGCACCCGACCCTGATTCCCTATCGCCGCCTCATCGCCAACGTGGACGGCGTGATGAACGCGGTGGTGGTCAAGGGCGACGCGGTGGGACCGACGCTTTACTACGGCGCCGGCGCCGGCGCCGACCCGACGGCCTCTTCCGTGGTAGCCGACATTGTCGACGTGGTCCGCGCCCTCACCAGCGACCCGGAGAACCGGGTCCCGCACCTGGCCTTCCAGCCCACGGCCCTGGCCGACACGCCGGTGCTGCCCATCGGCGACATCGAAACCGCCTACTACCTGCGCCTGTCCGCCGAGGACAAGCCCGGCGTGCTGGCCGATGTGACGCGCATCCTGGCGGGCCGCAACATCAGCATCGAGGCCATCATCCAGAAGGAGCCGCTGACGGGCGAAAGCCACCTGCCCATCATCATGCTCACCCACAAGGTGCCCGAGCGCGAATTGAATGCCGCCATCGCCGAGATCGAGGCCCTGGCCACCATTAACAAGCCGGTGAAGCGGATTCGGATGGAGACCTTGGGCTGA
- a CDS encoding DUF5063 domain-containing protein, whose translation MQNNRVDGNLFTESALDFCRLVEQIDGYEVELWLRDAGEILLRLDLNIIHLTRHTPPTPHVWISDLDKRFELYSRLKDFLGERDEYWSEADLHAGDGYMTGSLSDDFADIYFELKRGLLLADQGQEGHSQAVKIWTSGYRDHWRQHLVDARKQLFDFRSQPPKTGAKIHIRKPPKKLA comes from the coding sequence GTGCAGAACAACCGCGTCGATGGCAATCTGTTCACAGAATCCGCCCTGGATTTCTGCAGGCTCGTGGAGCAGATCGACGGCTACGAAGTGGAGCTCTGGCTTCGGGATGCAGGTGAGATCCTGCTACGTCTGGACTTAAACATCATCCATTTGACCAGGCACACACCGCCAACCCCTCATGTCTGGATCTCCGATCTGGACAAGCGATTCGAGTTGTACTCCCGGCTCAAGGACTTCCTCGGCGAGCGCGACGAATACTGGTCCGAGGCGGACCTGCACGCAGGAGACGGCTACATGACAGGCAGCCTTTCCGACGATTTCGCCGACATCTATTTCGAGCTCAAGCGCGGATTGCTGTTGGCAGATCAGGGTCAGGAGGGCCACTCGCAGGCGGTGAAGATATGGACCAGCGGCTACCGCGATCACTGGCGCCAGCATCTGGTGGACGCCCGCAAGCAACTCTTCGATTTCCGCTCCCAGCCGCCAAAGACCGGCGCCAAGATCCACATCCGCAAGCCACCGAAAAAGCTGGCCTGA
- the pyrR gene encoding bifunctional pyr operon transcriptional regulator/uracil phosphoribosyltransferase PyrR, producing the protein MTEPNWDTGALLDALEDGVRAEMAQRGMRDPAMVGIHSGGAWVAEVLHRRLGLREPLGTLNISFYRDDFSQIGIHPQVKPSRLPFRVEGRDIILVDDVLYTGRTIRAALNEIFDYGRPAQVMLGVLLDRDGRQIPVQADCCGARVQLLPGQRIKLSGPEPLAVSIQSV; encoded by the coding sequence ATGACTGAACCGAACTGGGATACGGGGGCTTTGCTGGATGCCCTGGAGGACGGTGTGCGCGCCGAAATGGCCCAGCGCGGTATGCGCGATCCCGCCATGGTGGGTATCCATAGCGGCGGCGCCTGGGTGGCCGAAGTCTTGCACCGCCGGTTGGGGCTGCGGGAACCGCTGGGCACGCTCAACATCTCGTTCTACCGTGACGATTTCTCGCAAATCGGCATTCACCCCCAGGTGAAGCCCAGCCGCCTGCCTTTCCGCGTCGAGGGCCGCGACATCATCCTGGTGGACGACGTGCTCTATACCGGCCGTACCATCCGCGCCGCGCTCAATGAAATCTTCGATTACGGCCGGCCCGCGCAGGTAATGCTGGGCGTGCTGCTGGACCGCGACGGGCGCCAGATACCGGTGCAGGCCGATTGCTGTGGTGCCCGTGTGCAACTGCTGCCCGGCCAGCGCATCAAGTTGTCCGGCCCCGAACCGCTGGCTGTCAGCATCCAGTCCGTCTAA
- the thrC gene encoding threonine synthase, which translates to MKYISTRGNAPAKTFTEILLGGLAPDGGLYLPESYPQVTRDELDGWRELSYADLAYEVLSKFATDIPADDLKAILRKTYTPEVYGNARSDSDTTQIAPLRVLEPGLCLLELSNGPTLAFKDMAMQLLGNLFEYALAKQHAELNILGATSGDTGSAAEYAMRGKRGIRVFMLSPDGKMSAFQRAQMYSLDDPNIHNIAVRGVFDDAQDLVKAVSNDLDFKARHRIGTVNSINWARVSAQIVYYFKAYLAATATSAQEVAFAVPSGNFGNICAGHIARMMGLPIGQLILATNENDVLDEFFRTGVYRPRGTKETYHTSSPSMDISKASNFERFMFDLVGRDGAKLRDFWSRVDAGGSIDIKGSAYWQALPEFRFASGSSTHADRLRTIRDTWTKYGVMIDTHTADGLKVGLEQRREDLPLICLETALPAKFEEAIREALDRAPERPPALEGIENLPQRVEVMDCNLGALKQYIATHTAG; encoded by the coding sequence ATGAAATACATCTCCACCCGCGGCAACGCGCCCGCCAAGACCTTCACGGAAATCCTGCTAGGCGGACTGGCTCCGGACGGCGGGCTGTACCTGCCGGAAAGCTATCCCCAGGTGACGCGGGACGAGTTGGACGGCTGGCGTGAGCTGAGCTACGCCGACCTGGCCTACGAAGTCCTGTCGAAATTCGCCACCGACATTCCCGCGGATGACCTCAAGGCTATCCTGCGCAAGACCTACACGCCCGAGGTATACGGCAACGCCCGGAGCGACAGCGACACCACGCAGATCGCGCCGCTCAGGGTGCTGGAGCCGGGCCTGTGCCTGCTGGAACTGTCCAATGGGCCGACCCTGGCCTTCAAGGACATGGCCATGCAGTTGCTGGGAAATTTGTTCGAATACGCGCTGGCGAAGCAGCACGCGGAACTGAACATCCTCGGCGCCACCTCGGGCGACACCGGCTCGGCGGCGGAATACGCCATGCGCGGCAAGCGCGGCATCCGAGTATTCATGCTCTCCCCCGACGGCAAGATGAGCGCCTTCCAGCGCGCCCAGATGTACTCCCTGGACGACCCGAACATCCACAACATCGCCGTGCGCGGGGTATTCGACGACGCGCAGGACCTGGTGAAGGCCGTCTCCAACGATCTGGACTTCAAGGCCCGGCACCGCATCGGCACGGTCAACTCCATCAACTGGGCACGGGTTTCCGCGCAGATCGTCTATTACTTCAAAGCCTACCTGGCCGCCACCGCCACCAGCGCGCAGGAAGTCGCCTTCGCGGTGCCCTCCGGCAACTTCGGCAACATCTGTGCCGGCCATATCGCGCGGATGATGGGCCTGCCCATCGGGCAGTTGATCCTGGCCACCAACGAGAACGATGTGCTGGACGAGTTCTTCCGCACCGGCGTCTACCGCCCGCGCGGCACCAAGGAGACCTACCACACCAGCAGCCCGTCCATGGACATCTCCAAGGCATCCAATTTCGAGCGCTTCATGTTCGATCTGGTCGGGCGTGACGGCGCCAAGCTGCGGGACTTCTGGAGCCGGGTGGATGCCGGCGGCTCCATCGACATCAAGGGCAGCGCATACTGGCAGGCCCTGCCCGAGTTCCGCTTCGCCTCGGGCAGCAGTACCCATGCCGACCGCCTGCGCACCATCCGCGACACCTGGACCAAATACGGTGTCATGATCGACACCCACACGGCGGATGGCCTGAAGGTGGGCCTGGAGCAGCGACGCGAGGACTTGCCCCTGATCTGCCTGGAAACCGCCCTGCCCGCCAAGTTCGAGGAAGCCATCCGCGAAGCCCTGGACCGAGCCCCCGAGCGGCCGCCGGCCCTGGAGGGCATCGAGAACCTGCCGCAACGGGTCGAGGTGATGGACTGCAACCTCGGCGCGCTGAAGCAGTACATCGCCACCCACACCGCCGGCTGA
- the ruvX gene encoding Holliday junction resolvase RuvX, which yields MVEAGSSLDPMVSSARSETYLGFDYGELKIGVAVGQRISGTATGLETIKVTSNASKWDAISRLVEAWRPSAFVVGLSHQLDGSENPITQPTLRFCRQLEGRFGLPVFTMDEMLSTIESRHVFYQERPKRSAKFMDSKDTISAQLILQTWLRQIDQTSAHHD from the coding sequence ATGGTTGAAGCTGGCTCATCGCTGGACCCGATGGTTTCGTCTGCCCGGTCGGAAACCTATCTGGGATTCGACTACGGCGAGCTCAAAATCGGCGTGGCGGTCGGGCAGCGCATCAGCGGTACCGCCACCGGCCTGGAAACCATCAAGGTTACGAGCAATGCTTCCAAGTGGGATGCCATATCCCGCCTGGTGGAGGCCTGGCGCCCCAGCGCGTTTGTGGTCGGGTTGTCGCATCAACTGGACGGCAGCGAAAACCCTATCACGCAGCCGACACTACGGTTCTGCCGACAGTTGGAAGGCCGCTTCGGTCTGCCGGTGTTCACCATGGACGAAATGCTCTCCACCATCGAGTCGCGGCACGTGTTCTACCAGGAACGGCCAAAGCGCAGCGCAAAATTCATGGACTCTAAGGACACCATTTCGGCGCAGCTGATCCTGCAGACCTGGCTGCGTCAAATCGATCAAACTTCAGCGCACCATGACTGA
- a CDS encoding YqgE/AlgH family protein, which yields MIQQPEILTNHFLIAMPGMADPFFAKTVTYLCQHGPEGALGIIVNRPSDLTLKDIMQQMNIEIQDAKCCDLPIYFGGPVQPERGFVLHEAPGEWDSTLRVSDSISLTTSRDILEAISQGQGPEKVLVALGYAGWGEGQLEREMVENAWLNAPADKSIIFEQPSAHRWKAAAELMGVDISLLTAQAGHG from the coding sequence ATGATTCAGCAACCCGAAATTCTGACCAATCATTTCTTGATCGCCATGCCCGGCATGGCAGACCCGTTTTTTGCAAAGACGGTTACCTATTTGTGTCAGCATGGTCCCGAGGGGGCCCTGGGGATCATCGTCAACCGGCCGTCCGATCTGACGCTCAAGGACATCATGCAACAAATGAACATCGAGATTCAGGATGCCAAGTGTTGCGATCTGCCCATTTACTTCGGTGGTCCGGTCCAGCCGGAGCGCGGTTTCGTGCTGCATGAGGCGCCGGGTGAATGGGATTCCACCCTGCGCGTATCCGACTCGATCTCGCTGACCACCTCCCGCGACATCCTCGAGGCCATCAGCCAGGGCCAGGGCCCGGAGAAGGTGCTGGTGGCCCTGGGCTACGCCGGCTGGGGCGAAGGCCAACTGGAGCGTGAAATGGTGGAGAATGCCTGGCTGAATGCGCCGGCAGACAAGTCCATCATCTTCGAGCAGCCTTCGGCCCACCGCTGGAAGGCAGCGGCCGAGCTCATGGGCGTGGACATTTCCTTGCTCACAGCCCAGGCAGGCCATGGTTGA
- a CDS encoding energy transducer TonB, with protein MGAAVVHGEWHSSDRLLVTLVLASILHALLILGLRFELPKPSKIQKSLEIALVRSPSRQAPEKADYLAQENQFGSGEAEHKAMPNAEPIPQQGQGRQLTPAPNQARAPEVRPRQVIKQAHSEKKVVQDIGVETEVEEERPHLSADALRQQIAEFSSEYVKSQADQAHRPRMVYVNSVNAHKYKAAAYERAWQDKVERIGNLNYPDEARRRNLSGGLLLSVGVKPDGTLHSIQVRRSSGEAVLDDAAMRIVKMAAPFAPFPDELRQEADVLVITRTWKFSSDNRMETSR; from the coding sequence ATGGGGGCCGCAGTCGTGCACGGCGAGTGGCATTCCTCGGACCGCTTGCTGGTGACTCTGGTGCTGGCGAGCATCCTTCACGCGCTTTTGATTCTGGGCCTGCGCTTTGAGCTACCGAAGCCGAGCAAGATCCAGAAGTCGCTGGAGATCGCCCTGGTCCGCTCGCCGTCCCGGCAGGCACCGGAGAAGGCCGACTACCTGGCCCAGGAAAACCAGTTCGGCAGCGGCGAAGCGGAGCACAAGGCGATGCCCAATGCGGAGCCGATACCGCAGCAGGGACAGGGGCGCCAGCTGACCCCGGCCCCGAATCAGGCGCGCGCCCCGGAAGTCCGGCCGCGCCAGGTCATCAAACAGGCTCATTCGGAAAAGAAGGTGGTTCAAGACATCGGCGTGGAAACCGAGGTCGAGGAGGAACGGCCGCATCTCAGCGCCGACGCGCTGCGGCAGCAGATTGCCGAATTCAGTTCGGAATACGTCAAGTCCCAGGCCGATCAGGCGCACCGGCCGCGCATGGTGTACGTGAATTCGGTCAATGCCCACAAATACAAGGCCGCGGCCTATGAACGCGCCTGGCAGGACAAGGTCGAACGGATCGGCAACCTGAATTACCCCGACGAAGCGCGGCGCCGCAATCTCTCGGGAGGCTTGCTGCTCAGTGTCGGGGTCAAGCCCGACGGCACCCTCCACAGCATCCAGGTCCGCCGCTCTTCGGGCGAGGCGGTGCTGGACGATGCCGCCATGCGCATCGTGAAAATGGCGGCGCCCTTCGCGCCGTTCCCCGACGAACTGCGTCAGGAGGCCGACGTGCTGGTGATCACCCGGACCTGGAAGTTCTCCAGCGATAATCGAATGGAAACAAGCCGTTAG
- a CDS encoding dihydroorotase → MTGRHILIKGGRVVDPANGVDALMSVCLVDGKVAGLGSPPDGFAPDLEIDATGRIVCPGFIDLSARLREPGQEQKATIASETRAAAAAGITTLCCPPDTSPVVDTPAVVQLLQERAESAGMARVLPVGALTRGLAGKELSEMSALKQAGCLAVGNAGAPLANLLVMRRSLEYAASYGLLVVIRPEDASLKNNGCAHEGAVGTRLGLPGIPASAETVAVAQALALIEQVGGPVHFAQLSTRRAVAMIAQARAEGLPVTADVAAHYTDLTEAAVDGFNANTHVSPPLRSEADREGLRQGLASGTLQAICSDHQPHDVDAKQDAFPSTVPGIAALETLLPLTLSLVRSGVLGLPEAIARLTIGPARALEINSGHLSPGATADLCIFDPDKEWQVNDSNWLSQGLNTPYWGETLRGRVTHTLRAGRLVYQGN, encoded by the coding sequence ATGACCGGCAGGCACATCCTCATCAAAGGCGGACGCGTGGTGGACCCGGCCAACGGCGTCGACGCGCTCATGTCGGTTTGCCTCGTGGACGGCAAGGTCGCTGGCCTGGGTTCGCCGCCGGATGGATTTGCCCCGGATCTGGAAATCGATGCGACGGGGCGCATCGTTTGTCCCGGATTCATCGACCTCAGCGCCCGTCTGCGTGAGCCGGGGCAGGAGCAGAAGGCCACCATTGCCAGCGAGACCCGCGCTGCCGCTGCCGCCGGCATCACCACCCTGTGCTGCCCGCCGGATACCTCGCCGGTGGTGGACACGCCCGCCGTCGTGCAACTGCTGCAGGAGCGCGCCGAAAGTGCTGGCATGGCGCGCGTCCTGCCCGTAGGCGCCTTGACCCGGGGTCTGGCGGGTAAGGAATTGAGTGAGATGAGCGCCCTCAAGCAGGCCGGCTGCCTGGCGGTCGGCAATGCGGGGGCTCCGCTCGCCAACTTGCTGGTCATGCGGCGGAGTCTGGAGTACGCAGCCAGTTATGGCCTCCTGGTCGTGATCCGGCCGGAAGATGCTTCGCTGAAGAACAACGGCTGTGCCCACGAAGGCGCTGTGGGCACTCGGCTGGGGCTGCCCGGTATTCCGGCTTCCGCCGAAACCGTGGCGGTTGCCCAGGCGCTGGCACTCATTGAACAGGTTGGCGGTCCGGTGCATTTCGCCCAGCTCAGTACCCGGCGCGCGGTGGCCATGATCGCCCAGGCGCGCGCCGAAGGGCTTCCCGTTACGGCGGACGTGGCGGCGCATTACACCGATCTTACCGAGGCGGCCGTGGACGGATTCAATGCCAACACTCATGTGAGTCCGCCGCTGCGCAGCGAGGCGGACCGTGAAGGTTTACGCCAAGGCCTCGCGAGCGGCACGCTGCAGGCCATTTGTTCCGATCATCAGCCGCACGACGTGGACGCCAAGCAGGATGCATTTCCCTCCACCGTTCCCGGCATTGCCGCACTGGAAACGCTGTTGCCCCTAACCCTGAGCCTGGTGCGCAGTGGCGTGCTGGGCCTGCCGGAGGCCATCGCCCGATTGACCATAGGCCCTGCGCGCGCGCTGGAAATCAACTCCGGCCATTTGAGCCCCGGTGCCACGGCGGATCTGTGCATTTTCGATCCGGACAAGGAGTGGCAGGTCAATGACTCCAACTGGCTTAGTCAGGGACTCAACACGCCGTACTGGGGAGAAACCCTGAGGGGCAGGGTTACTCACACCCTGCGGGCCGGCCGTCTGGTGTACCAGGGGAACTGA
- the thiD gene encoding bifunctional hydroxymethylpyrimidine kinase/phosphomethylpyrimidine kinase — protein MTHAEVPSIDAEDPMPDTPPIVLCLSGHDPTGGAGLQADIETLGRLGCHASTVVTALTVQDSRDVVRVLPQAPADFLEQACRVVRDLPLAAVKIGLLGSAGVARAVAELLRELPGVPVVLDPVLAAGGGTLLAREDLIEVLCGELLPWVSVLTPNIPEAEALSGERQPGVCAKVLLRMGTRHVLITGTHDEGSEKVINRLFGPEGDAEWAWERLPHSYHGSGCTLASALAGYLAQGLDMRLACERAQVFTWEALAAGWRPGKGQHFPRRCNSLG, from the coding sequence TTGACACATGCTGAGGTGCCCTCCATCGACGCGGAAGATCCCATGCCGGACACACCACCCATAGTCCTCTGCCTCTCCGGCCACGATCCCACGGGAGGCGCCGGACTGCAGGCTGACATCGAGACCTTGGGGCGTTTGGGCTGCCATGCCAGTACGGTCGTCACGGCCCTGACGGTCCAGGACAGCCGGGATGTGGTGCGCGTGTTGCCGCAGGCGCCTGCGGACTTTCTGGAGCAGGCCTGCCGGGTTGTCCGTGACCTGCCGCTGGCGGCGGTCAAGATCGGGCTGCTCGGAAGTGCCGGCGTGGCGCGCGCGGTGGCCGAATTGCTGCGCGAGTTGCCCGGTGTACCCGTGGTGCTGGATCCGGTGCTCGCGGCGGGCGGCGGCACCCTCCTTGCGCGTGAGGACCTCATCGAGGTCTTGTGCGGTGAATTGTTGCCCTGGGTCAGCGTGCTGACGCCCAATATCCCGGAGGCCGAAGCCCTGTCAGGCGAGCGGCAGCCCGGGGTCTGCGCCAAGGTATTGCTGCGGATGGGGACGAGGCACGTCCTAATTACCGGCACCCATGACGAAGGCTCGGAGAAGGTGATCAACCGTTTGTTCGGCCCTGAGGGTGACGCCGAGTGGGCATGGGAGCGTCTCCCCCACAGCTACCATGGCTCGGGCTGCACCCTGGCTTCGGCGCTCGCAGGCTATTTGGCGCAAGGCCTGGATATGCGACTGGCCTGCGAGAGGGCGCAGGTCTTCACCTGGGAGGCCCTGGCGGCGGGCTGGCGTCCGGGCAAGGGGCAACATTTCCCGAGGCGCTGCAACTCCCTCGGCTGA
- a CDS encoding aspartate carbamoyltransferase catalytic subunit, with product MNKLQFDAAGRLRHFLTIEGLGRDLLVRIMDTAQSFTSVSAQQVKKVPLLRGKTIVNLFFENSTRTRTTFELAAKRLSADVLNLNIATSATAKGESLLDTIRNLEAMHVDMFVVRHAESGAAHFIAQHVAPHISVINGGDGRHAHPTQAMLDMFTIRRHKGDFSPLKVAIVGDILHSRVARSEIWALNTLGVAEVRGVGPRTLIPAEAESLGIKVFHDLDEGLADVDVVIMLRLQRERMSGAFLPSEHEYFARFGLTPERLAHAKPDAIVMHPGPINRGVEIDSRVADGPNSVILQQVTFGIAVRMAILSMAMRSGGGPTEEELQ from the coding sequence ATGAACAAGCTGCAGTTTGATGCCGCGGGGCGTTTGCGTCATTTCCTCACCATCGAGGGGTTGGGGCGCGACCTGCTGGTCCGCATCATGGACACCGCCCAATCATTCACCAGCGTCTCTGCGCAGCAGGTGAAGAAGGTGCCCCTGCTGCGAGGCAAGACCATCGTCAACCTGTTCTTCGAGAACAGCACCCGCACCCGAACCACCTTCGAACTGGCGGCCAAGCGGCTGTCGGCCGACGTGCTGAACCTCAACATTGCGACTTCTGCGACGGCCAAGGGAGAGAGCCTGCTGGACACCATCCGCAATCTCGAAGCCATGCACGTGGACATGTTCGTGGTGCGCCATGCGGAAAGTGGCGCGGCGCATTTCATCGCGCAGCATGTGGCGCCTCACATCAGCGTGATCAACGGCGGCGACGGTCGCCACGCCCACCCAACCCAGGCCATGTTGGACATGTTCACCATACGCCGGCACAAGGGCGATTTCTCGCCGCTGAAGGTGGCCATCGTCGGCGATATTCTGCATTCGCGCGTGGCCCGGTCCGAGATCTGGGCGCTGAATACCCTGGGCGTCGCCGAGGTTCGCGGCGTCGGGCCCAGAACCCTGATTCCGGCCGAGGCGGAGAGCCTGGGCATCAAGGTGTTTCACGATCTGGACGAGGGACTCGCGGATGTGGACGTGGTCATCATGCTGCGCCTGCAGCGGGAGCGTATGAGCGGCGCTTTCCTGCCCAGCGAGCACGAGTATTTCGCGCGCTTCGGGCTGACGCCGGAACGGCTCGCCCACGCCAAGCCCGATGCCATCGTCATGCATCCAGGCCCTATCAACCGGGGTGTGGAAATCGATTCGCGGGTGGCGGACGGCCCCAATTCGGTGATTTTGCAGCAGGTCACCTTCGGGATTGCCGTGCGCATGGCGATCCTGTCCATGGCCATGCGCTCGGGCGGCGGCCCGACGGAGGAGGAGCTTCAATGA